The Caldisericia bacterium DNA segment CAAAATATGCGTCAGTTCCGAGTCCCTTTTTTATCTCATCCTCTGTGGGAACCCTAAATCTTTTCATTTCTCCTCCTTTAACATTTCTAATATATCATCTATCTTTAATATCTTTGCTCCGTACACAGTCTCCATATATTTAAGAGAGAGTTCATGATCCTCCTCTGTAAATGCCGCTGTTCCATCAGATGCAACAATCACGCCATATCCTCTAAAGAATAGGTCTGCAGCGTTGTGCTGAACACATATATTTGTTGAGACACCTGTAAGGATTACCGACTCAACCTCAAGCTTTTTTAATAGAAGTTCAAGATCGGTTTTAAAGAAACCTGAATATGTCCGTTTATCAATTATGTAATCTGATGATCTTGGAGAGAGTTCATCAACTATCTCGCTTCCCCATGTCCCTTTCATAGCATGAGGACCCCAGACTTTCTCCTCTGGGTCTCCTTTCTCGTGTGCATCTCTTAAGAAAATAACTGGTATACCCTTATCCCTTGCTAAGTTAATGAGTTTTTTGATATTGGGTATTATCTGTATTGCCTTTTCATTTTTAAACTTCCCATCCACAAAATCATGAATCATATCAACAACAAACACCGCATATTTCATCTTTTACCTCCTTATGGCGGAGAGGGCGGGATTCGAACCCGCGAAGCAAGAATAACTTGCTTACCTGCTTTCGAGGCAGGCGCTTTAGACCACTCAGCCACCTCTCCTCAGGTTTTCAAAGAAACTCAAGAGAAGTTTTTTTGACTCCTGAGATAGAATTTCCTTCTCTACACTAATTTTAGCACCTAAAATATTTAAAATGTTAAATTTCCCCCCAAAGGCACCTTTCTCTTTATCCACCATACCAAAAACCACTCTCTCTATTCTTGCCTCTATTATTGCTCCAGCACACATTACACAGGGCTCTTTTGTTACATATATTGTTGCACCGTTCAGTCTCCAATCTCCGATCTTTTTAACTGCATCTCTTATAGCCACAATCTCTGCATGTTGAGTTGGATCCTTTGTGGTTTCTTTTAAATTATGTCCCCTACCTATAAC contains these protein-coding regions:
- a CDS encoding nucleoside deaminase; amino-acid sequence: MDEEYMRIALQEARKAYKEGEIPVGAIIVKEGKVIGRGHNLKETTKDPTQHAEIVAIRDAVKKIGDWRLNGATIYVTKEPCVMCAGAIIEARIERVVFGMVDKEKGAFGGKFNILNILGAKISVEKEILSQESKKLLLSFFENLRRGG
- a CDS encoding cysteine hydrolase — translated: MKYAVFVVDMIHDFVDGKFKNEKAIQIIPNIKKLINLARDKGIPVIFLRDAHEKGDPEEKVWGPHAMKGTWGSEIVDELSPRSSDYIIDKRTYSGFFKTDLELLLKKLEVESVILTGVSTNICVQHNAADLFFRGYGVIVASDGTAAFTEEDHELSLKYMETVYGAKILKIDDILEMLKEEK